One stretch of Falco naumanni isolate bFalNau1 chromosome 7, bFalNau1.pat, whole genome shotgun sequence DNA includes these proteins:
- the PPP1R36 gene encoding LOW QUALITY PROTEIN: protein phosphatase 1 regulatory subunit 36 (The sequence of the model RefSeq protein was modified relative to this genomic sequence to represent the inferred CDS: inserted 3 bases in 2 codons; substituted 3 bases at 3 genomic stop codons) has product MKDRKWAHIHSACIINSLLGXELEHRFMTXTLYAVFLKTIKLTTGVWYWKGDTNTKNFAKKKRMISSPTAKENLKAGKNTHFQEMRVKTLKSIFQDDCSAMLPERRLADIEGKLHRLSKWVQHEYEVLDDVKCAALLLKEANESHXLSFAAVMRNEKLDEFLMALLFYLSFYLEKIAMEKECRSLISKTMIFLEKKDMDDVLAKLGWPGFTLPGCTCNCVLRXGMAQQHHRPGGERKTMLQKDQNFFEGLYNFCSYVACLVFKQRHFQVIQEEIGRLLCSDVFNPALRDRNNADLQKPGEWTANANTVCLPSPRNVHAKHPSINSMVHQRSPVLSTLLPSLKDSAQYLSVGIIRAHCSEXKSLISMPAGTMEEEEEEEEQEERIKEWFLHVEKCFVVRALCSQEQ; this is encoded by the exons ATGAAAGATAGAAAGTGGGCCCATATCCACAGTGCTTGCATTATAAATTCTTTGTTAGGCTGAGAACTTGAGCATAGATTTATGACATGAACTTTATATGCTGTTTTCTTGAAGACGATAAAACTAACTACAGGTGTGTGGTACTGGAAAGGtgatacaaacacaaaaaattttgcaaaaaaaaaaagaatgat CTCCAGTcccacagcaaaggaaaacttgaaggcaggaaaaaatactCACTTTCAGGAAATGCGTGTCAAGACATTAAAGAG CATCTTCCAAGATGACTGCAGTGCAATGCTCCCTGAAAGAAGGCTGGCTGACATAGAAGGAAAATTGCATAGGCTGTCCAAGTGGGTACAGCATGAATATGAGGTGTTGGATGATGTCAAAT gtgctgctttgcttttgaaagaagcAAATGAGTCACA GTTATCATTTGCAGCAGTTATGAG GAATGAGAAACTAGATGAGTTCCTCATGGCCTTGCTCTTCTACCTATCTTTTTACCTGGAAAAAATTGCCATGGAAAAGGAATGCAGATCCTTAATTTC caaGACTATGATATTTTTAGAGAAGAAAGACATGGATGATGTGCTGGCGAAGTTAGGGTGGCCAGGGTTCACCTTGCCAGGGTGTACCTGTAACTGTGTCCTCAGGTGAggcatggcacagcagcaccacaggCCTGGTGGAGA GAGAAAAACAATGTTGCAGAAAGATCAGAACTTCTTTGAG GGCCTCTACAACTTCTGCAGCTATGTGGCTTGTCTTGTGTTCAAACAGAGGCACTTCCAAGTGATTCAGGAAGAAATTGGCAGGCTTCTTTGCTCTGACGTGTTCAATCCTGCCTTAAGAGACAGGAACAATGCTGACTTGCAGAAACCAGGAGAGTGGACTGCTAATGCAAATACAGTGTGTTTGCCAT CACCAAGAAATGTCCATGCCAAGCATCCTTCCATAAACAGCATGGTTCACCAGCGCTCACCAGTGCTCAGCACACTGCTGCCCTCACTGAAGGACAGTGCTCAGTACCTCTC GGTGGGCATCATTAGAGCTCATTGTAGTG TTAAATCTCTTATAAGCATGCCTGCTGGGACgatggaggaagaggaggaagaggaagaacaagaagaaagaattaaGGAATGGTTTCTCCATGTGGAGAAATGCTTTGTAGTCAGAGCACTGTGCTCTCAAGAGCAATGA